Within the Channa argus isolate prfri chromosome 12, Channa argus male v1.0, whole genome shotgun sequence genome, the region ATTCTTAATAAGTAACTTCAAACTTCTTTCAGGCCTTATTGCATCAATGTGTAGCTTTTATAATCATGTAAAGAGGcgggatgtaaaaaaaaaaaattgtttccaACAACAGTTTGACCAAACTATTTCGTAACATCTCTCATAACACAGCAACGTGAGAGCCCACTGAGTGACTGACCacaaataatgataatataattGCAGCCAGTAGAATTTTTCTATTCTAAcctgtttttcatctgtttccCTCCTAAAGccaaagtgcacacacacacacacacacacacacacacacacacacacacacacacacacacacacacacacacacacacacacacacacacagtagaaagTCTTACTTATCAACTCCTCTATCTGTTACTATTAGAGGTTTTGGACATTGCCAGTGACACATATGACAGAATTCAATGCATGGGGTTATTACTTAGGCATCAAACTAACAACCTTTCATAATAGAGTTCAGGGTTCCCTTAGAGGCTTAGTACTGCGAAAACCACacaagaacaacaaaacactgtcaGTCTGAAGCAAATATCTGCTCAACTGAAGACCAATTTAGTCCAAAACAAATCTCAGTTTGGCTTTACTTAGCGTAAAATGACAATGTTACTAATATGGCGAAGTTCATAGGAGTTTCAGAGTTCAGATGAGGGGCTGCACCCCCTGCCAAGTAATTCAAATCTATTTGTGGTAAAGATGTAACGCAACACTGCCATTATTACTAACAAAGTGTTCACCGATGTTGCCTAATCTCTCTCCATTCTATGGACTATTTCCATGACTGGCTGAATTTTGAATGAGAATTTCGGAGTTTGACCACATGCAGTATAAGAGGCTCAACTTTAAACCAACACTTCGACCACAGAGTACTTGGAGCAAGTTGCCATTTAGCCCTTACATCCAAGTGTGGCCACTTGAGGCCTTTCTTGTGCTGGTTTAAGAAACTAAGATAGTTTTCAGTCTGCGGTGGTCATTTCAGTTCAGCCCCAAACCATAGTCTTGATTTCAGGGAGATGCAAAGATTGTCTTTTACTCTAAAATTGTTTAGTTTCAGTTCTAGGACATAGGCACTGATTTAGCTGCTGTTGAAAAGTGGTTCTGAGGCCAACGTGTTTATATCATAACTTGAAATAATGTTGCTTGAATACAGGATTTATCAGTGTTTTAGTTGCATACcatacttttctttctttatcttcAGCCAACGCCTCTGAATATATTTCAAACACAAGTGGcagtaaaaaatacttttttttaactcactCTTTCAGTCCATATTTCACTCTGTCTCACCTGATACCAGACTCCTACTAAGAGTTAACCTGCAAAGCCCTAACTCCTTCATAAACCTTTTTAAACGCAGTGTGTCTTTTATCAGTAGTGAAAACAGAATGagcaggaggtgtgtgtgtggaaattttatgttcatggttgtggaagtgagattttttttttaatagagcaCCCTTACCTCTGTAGGTGTGTAGCTTCTTGCGGTGTATCCCTGGTGCAGGGGTGGCAGGTTTTCCAGAGGCTGGAAAGCAGCTTTGACTGGATAAAAAGCTGATTGTGGGACATGATTCGGGATTTGGCTATGAGGGAATACCTGTGGCTTAGGCTGGTAGTTGTGGAGGTTGTCCTGTTGTTGGAAGTCTTGATGTTTCTCTTTGGTGCCAAAATTACCGTAAAACTCTGGATGTGAGTTGGGCTGATTAtcttcttccttcttcttctctctttctctctgaggcTCGTGCTCTCTTTCATTTTTGAGTTGTTCATTGTCTCTGGCCctctccatctctttttctctctccaacaCAAGGTTCCTCTCTCGTTCCATTTCCCACTGTCTAACCCTCTCTTTTTGTTCCTTCTCTCGCTGAATCTCTCTCAACCTTACCCTCTCAATTTGTAATTCTCCCTCTTGTCTCTCCTCCTGCTGCCTCTGGCTTTCTCTAAAGCTTTCCTCCCTTTCTTCCCTCTCCCTTGCTTGttccctctccttttttctctgcatCTCTCTGCTTGTACTCACAGACTGCCTCCTGGTCTCCATAGTGTTTGAAAGCAGGGAAACATCCTGCTTAGCCCCCCCCTGATAGGAGTATCTCCTTTGTGTCGAATGCACACTGAGCTCCTCTCCCTGTTGCCCAGGATGGTTGGATCGCTTCTTCTGCCTGTGACTTGATAGATCCAAGGTATTTGACCCGGACATCCCTCTGCTTGTCTGCTCGAAAAACTTCATTCTATCAGCAAATGGAAGGATATCTGACTCCTCTATCCGAGAACAGGAAGAGGATCGACTGTAAGAGGAGGTAAATGAGGAGGCAGAGGCACAAACGCCATGCCGTGACCCTACGACACCTAACACCCTCTCACCACACCGTCGGTCTGAGCCTGGTTCAGGTTGGAGTTTATGTTCAGGAGTCCAGCGCCAGCGACGAGCTTTGCCAGCAGGGGCTGGCTCCTCAACCACTCGTATACCAACACCAAAACTGGGCACATCTGAGCCCAAAATCTGAACAGAACCAGACGGATTATTGTTTACAGTTTGAGTTGTTGTCTGAGAGTGAGTCTGCAAGATATGATGATTTGATTCATTGGAGGTGTCTGATTTCTCGACAGGTGCTGGGGTTTTGACATCTTGGGTATGTGCAGATGAGGCAAATGCAACCTTGGTACTGCTTTCCTGGAAAGATTGGTCTAGGTTTGTCCCCTCCTCATGAAAGTCTtgaccctcctcctcctgcactgTCTCGCCACTACAGAGCAACCCCCCTGGTCCACGGCTGCTCTGAAGTTGGGCCTTTTTCCTCTGGATCTCATTGCGGAGGTTGGTAGCAAATCGTTCACTGCGACGACGGTTCCGTCTGTGGTTTCTGGACGAGTTTGGTTTCTTTATAAATGACTCTGCTTCTacatcctcctctttttttcctcttcctctgtccaCTTCTTTCTGTTCCTCCAGTAAGGTGTCCATACTGGAAGCAGCACTAAGAGGTTCAAAGTCCCTTTCGAATACCTGGTCAGATCCTGCTCTTCCGTGGTTTGATGATCCATTGGGGTCACCGGGTACGCTCACGGAACGGCCCCATTGGAGTTGATGCTGAACTGGTAAGAAAGACTCACCATTTACACCCATCCTTTCAAGCCTTTCTCTTGAATCTACATCATCACAATCCCCTTCTAAGAATGTAGAACCTGGAGTTGAGCAACGGCTCCCTCCCCATTTGTTTGATGAAGGACGGAGGTTGTCATGAGTAGTTTCTTGGTCATCCCTTGCTAGTTGGAGTGATGAATGGGGCCACTGGCTGCTATCATGGGACAAGGAGGAATCAGAAGGTTTGGACAGATTATAAGGCTCCACTGAAGTGCTGTTACTGTCAAACTCTAATAACTGAAGCTGTGTAGCAAGGAGCTTCTCAGGAGCACTGTGCCTATGCAGTGTTATAGAGGAGTTCCTGGTCTTGAAGTGCGTATGAGACTGCTCTTGATCGTCCATGGATTTTGCATCATCCACGGAAGTCATTGCAGATAAAGACGGAGAACAACAGGTGGTGATATGGACTAAATCCGTCCCTAGGTCAGACTGGTGATCTGAGATGGTCTCCgaaatattatcattattagcACCAGTGTCACATTTTATGTGTCTAATGTCTTTAGTCTGTGTTTGCATATGCTGCACATCTAAGGTATCCTCTTTGAAACTCCCAGTTCTAATATCGTCTTCAGATTCAGGAAAGCCGTTTAGAATTCCTGTTTCATCATTCTGAGAGGACTTGGTGTCATCATAGTAAGAAGAAACTCTGGACAATTCAATAGGAGCAGAAGCGCAACGTTTGTTGGCAGCATTAGAGCGACCCCGGGTCACCCTAAAACTGTCCTTCCTGGTTGGAGGCTGAGGAGGGTTCATATTTCTATCTGGTCCTCCATCTCCATTTCTTATGACTTCAAAGTCTCCTACCCTCTGCTCTTTTTCATAACAGCAGGAGGAAGGCCTCTCTTTTCCCTCAACTAGTTTTGGTTTTGGCCTGGTCAGTGACTTGGATTTGTGTACAGTGGCTTGCGCCTCATCCAGGGTTTCACCTGAAGAACATCCTAGAGTTGCAGTGTCACCACCGGCGTATCCTCGACAAGCTGGACCTAGGCTCTGGAGGAAGTTATCCATGGAGAAAGATTCACCAGGTCTTAGTGGCACTGTTGCGTAGTCAGATGTGTTTGAGCTGGCGGAGAAAGAGCTATAGGCAGAGTCTCTTTTGTTGTTGAAGAGAGTGGGGTCTACGGGTGAATTATGGGAGTCAGAGTAACGCTGTGTAGTGGGTGTCGCTGTGTCCAAGCTCTCCATTGAGCCCAGGGAACTGCTTCGGTCAGTGGAGGAGTAAGGTCTGTGCAGTTGTCCCCACTGCATGGACAAGTCACTACAGAGAGACGGAGACATAAAAGATAGTTCTGAATGTTTCAAAGGCAGGCGGCAAGTATGCTATTCGTTCTTAaggcaaaataaacaaactgattTTATAACTGATATGAAAAATCATAACTATTGTGACCACTGGGTTTAAAACAGATCACAAAAGTCACAGATTGGATTGCTAtagaaaaaacatacacaaatatatttaagtAAGTATGCTATTTTatcaaagcaaaataataaaataataaagtccTGTGAGCTAAATTCATGTGGTTTCTTTTTaagcactttgtcatttttcaatTGACAGAACTGTTAACACTTTTGGAAATGACATATGTCCAATGTTGTGTTCCAGTTTCAAGTGGCAAGCTGCTGTTGTACCCCAGAGACATGAGCAGTATATTCTTCTGGAATACAACGTTTGAACTGTACAGCTGGGAAATCTGTTTTCTATCAGTTCTGAGCTACATATTCACAGCAACTccatatgtttttaaaaaccctTGGAGGGAACCTCTTTAGGCGGCGAGGGATTTCCTCCTCATCAACTCCCACTGGCTGGAGTCAAAATCTCAAGCCATCGCTTGATTCCTTTGATCCTCATTCATCCTCCTCTTTCATTAAGTTGTACCTCTAGTACATTCCCCATAGCCCCAACTTTACATCTAATGGAGATGTAACCCTAAAACTGCATTTAGCAAAGCACTTAAATCCTACTCACTGACAGATTGCTTTATAGGTTTGTTAGTGTTAAATTAATTACATGGTTCAAATTTTGCTCCCTAATAACAAGCAAGTGAAATGGATGAGGTAAATCTATAAAACCAATCATCAAATCAATCACAAGTTTACTTTAGAGAGCTTTACCGTTtgcataacatactgtatgaaatgCTTTTGTAGCACTTTGGCCTTTGATTCAGAAAAGAACTAactgtttaaaatcatttaacagTCGGATGAACAGAGTCGCAGTAAATGTCATGCATATTCCAAACTGTGGTCACTGAATTGGCTAAACTACATACatgcaacaacaacatttgGGCTTGAAATCTCTTGTGTGCACAAAAAGTAAGTAGCAGAGGTTAGGtaatggaaacaaaataaaaatacacatattgGCTATCTATGTGTCAGGGGTAGGGAAACCCAATGTCCTTGTGCTTGTTTTAAATTCAACTCATAGACGCCCAAAAAAAATTTGCAGACATTTTACTGAGGTATGTCTTTTTCTTATAAAGAAGATAGAGTGTTCACTCAAGCTCTTTTTGTATCTTTAGTGCCTTACAGTATTAGAACAAAAGAGAATCTTGtcaaggagagagaggaagggttACAGATGAGATACATTTCTAAAGGGCTTTGATCTCAGACTAACATGAGGAAACAACCAGCAGACTATCTCCAGGCTGATTCTCTGGTATTTATGGCACAATTCATGCAAAGacctaaaaaaacaatggaTTTTACTAGGCTATATTATCAAAGTTCACTCTTATCAAAAAACTTTGTTCTAAAGCAGTCAAATGTCCACGTAGTCTGCCGAATGTGTGAAGGTCATTAGTCGTTTCATGTTCCAAAGGATCatattcattacatttatttaaggagGATGCCACAGTTTTGTATGTTtaaacaatttataacaaatagTGGCTAAAACATGTTTGATACTAATCATCTCCTATGGTTCCGCACGCACATGATCAAAAGACCACAATGTGGAACCTTAAGCTAGTGGTAGTAGGAGAAaatttggtgtttttctttgtggtaaCTTTGTGGTGACTTTAATGGGTACAGTGTTCATTTATGTTTGAAAACTGAGAGAAGCACTGGAATGGGTTGAAGACActacacatttcaaaacaaaggaaTATTCAAAGTTTCCCACTAACTAGTGGGAAAAAAGCTTCATTATCTGCATGAGAAAATCCTCATTTACGGAAGCAGGCTATGAATGAGAAAGGAGGCCTTGCTGTATAGATTTGACCTGGAtgacagagggaggaagagaggaaatgagaCGGGAGCTGGAGAGGAAATGATAGTCGCTCCTGGCCAATCAGATGCCAATGTGGAACATGTGCAAGTGAGGGTTGACACAAagaaatgcacatacacaacacTCACACAATGTCCGAAATGTGCTTCAATTTTCTGTCTATAAATGTActaaaaaacactgtttattcAGTGTTTGCTACTTTGTCAATGAGCTAAACTTGGAAAGTTGTTTATTTGgtgtttaaatgctttaatattCTTTGTCTTatgtaaaaaaatgcacacTTGTGTAGTGTAAATTGACGATTCACACAGATGCAAGCTGTACAAAATGTCCCTTTGGTTCACCAAACACAGTTTACTGAAtgtcttcctctctttgtcCACATGTTCTGAGAGTCACATGCCATTGTTGAGAGTTACGACAGGAGCTGCCTCCTCATCagatggtttgtgtgtgtgtgtttgtgtgagaacAGGCAGAAGCTGTGGAAATAagagacacacatatacatggaCGTGacaccccaacacacacacacacacacacacacacacacacacacacacacacacacacacacacacacacacacacacacagctatctAATGTATGTGTGACTATTAAATCTAATAGTGGCACATAATATCACTGATTCTTATCAAAAGATAAACAATAGAAGCCCCTGACGTACTATGAGGCTGACAAACAAAGGCATAAAGGCTATTTTTATTGTGAGTCAATATACAGACTGTGGTAACTTCCTCTTTCCCTTTGAGGGAATATAGTTTAGCTTTGTGAGATCATACTCTAATACAAAGACTACTGAGCTTACATGCCTTCTTCTTATTTGACCTAACTGGACAAATCATTCTTTTGTCCCATCTGCACTACAATGATTTATAAAGACTTGAAATTGAAATAAAGAAGAAACCATTACTTAAATATTTCGGACAAAACGCACTATAAGTCTCCTTTTGTGATTGCTAAGTGTGCTTAGCATTAATACTTCAAAGCATAACTCATCTAAACTCCTTTATAGGCTGAATATTACAGCCTCATTTGATTGGTCAATGACTACTAGCTCATGGTGGCTAATGCTAAGTAACGGCAAAAAGATACCTCTACTTAACAAACTTCCCTTTGCAGTTTGTTATTGTTACGTTATGTTTTAGCATAATATACTATGATGTTCCGCAGAACTAAACATAATCAATgatcaaatgaaatgaatcaaatgaatTATTTTGCCATTGAATTTAGAAATGTCCACCTGGCCCTTAAAGACAGGGATACAACAGGTCACCAGGGGCGATCTGACTGGGTAtcactttgaaatgtttaaatggaaCCCAAAAATAGACCAATGGCCTTCCTGCGTGTCCTATGTTGACACAAGAACTCAATGATGTCACTTGTTTCCTGGCGATTGTTAGTTTTGGAAGACCAAAATCCCCAGCATCGAATTGGAGCCGGTGTCCTATGGAGTCATAGGCTCCGGGGAATTCAAACTTGTATGACACACTCTAGCAAGGTCGTTGTAAGAATGGAACAACTTTTTTAGCTGGAATTAGTCAAAAGTTCCACAAGTGTATTTCTAGCTATGACTTAATAATACTACTGAAAAAATTTAAGATTTGATTTCATATCACGTGTTCAGTacagttttagtgtttttaataatgattcatattatttataaagcactttacatttgtttgcaagtactacacaagcagattgaaagcaaccccaaaaaaacaaaccctgttCCCATTGCTTCAAAATTTAAGAAATGGCTAATACAGATTACCAAAGCAGGAACGTCTATTAACTGGATGATATAAActctaaataaagttaaaatggcCTGCTAATTCAACAGAAGCAAACTAAAGTGTCTGGTATTAGACCAGATTTGATTAAATTTGATTAGATTAGTCTTTATTCTCACTGTTCAAAGTATCGGTAAGTCAATGAAATGCAGAGGAATCGGAATGATGCTTTCTCACCTGTTGTCAGTTGTGTGCCAGGGTAGTGTGTAGGGGCTGGGGTGGAGCTGCATGGCagatggaggtggaggtggaggaaaagGAGGGGCGTCTGAAGggggaggagatggaggaggaggagggggaggaaggggCAGCTCCGATAGCTTTGCCAGGTGCCAAGAGTGGGGCCTTATGAGAGGAATGCTGCGTCTGCCGAGGCGAGAGAGAGACACGCAGGTGAGATTCAGTAACAGTAGAAAATCAGCACTGAGAGTATTTACATGGCCGTGAGTACCCAGAGTCGGTTTCACTCCGGGGATATGTTGTGAATATCTGAGAATTCAGGTTTGCACATTGTCCGGAGTAACCTTTCACTGTCCTCGTGTGTAAATCAGCTGGATTTCTGTGCACGATCAGCCtccacaggaggcacaacatggtAGAAAACCTAAGCTGTGggtttttgtttacagcacatcggagctgtgcatctaataaaaaaagttcTATCACTCGACTACAATGGCAGTTGCGTGATGCTAACTCACTCGCTTTTTATTCCTCCCGACGATTCTGGACAAAGCAGCGTGCTACATACGTGAGCTCACACATATATTAAGGACGTTGTACTAGGGAGCTTGACGGATAAACTCCGGATATactcagacatttgtgttcacacatacaccctctCCTGacagtcaggataatgtcagaattccagggcatgtctgaaaggggatcaggttacagttggctttctgGGGAAAGCTGGGTTCCGAATTTGGGATGGGGAAACTGAAAACATGATTTCTGCCGGAGAAAGtcgatttctttgccatgtctttgcgtaaccaggtttctaattgtcTTTATCCAACTGCGCATCTGGGTAACAAATGGCCACAGacaagcagctgagtgaaagaaagaataaatggagagatcattaatgggACGATGTTGccttgtagaagtctaaataagccTCTTTTGCATGTggattttttcatttcagacaaTTCCCATTGTGGATCAGCTGCGTGTGTCTCCTCCCTTTTGCCCCCTTCCTTTGCCCCTGTTACTCTGCTGTGACATgaactggacacacacacaaacacacacacacacacacacagacaaaagtaaaagtcagaaagcagtgttttctgtaaccaggtttcttaagtgcatgtaaacacagtcattgTGAATACTGTGCTGCTCAAACATGCAATTAGGGAGGATATGTACATAACTAATAAACCATTTTTCCTGttgcatatatacagtatactgacTATATGCAACAGATAAATGAAACAATCAGTTGATGGTTATTGTAATTTcctttaaaagatttttattttgccaccttttctatttttaatacaatttagGTTCATATCCAGTTCTAAGCACCATGAAGTTTTCTGGAAGCTAAATATGACAAGATGGCTAAGAGAACATACATACAACATTGGTCATCACAGCTTTAGGTGTCCTGCAAGATCAGGGTTCACATAAAACTTAGGTTTACAGCTGTCATACCTTGCCAACCCAAATGTGCAATTGGCTTCCTAAAGTTATTTGGACTTCGATGGGGCTGCCATTAAAAACTCAtctaacatttacagtaatctTCAGTCTAATCGAAGTCAGACATTCCAGAGCATCCCAAGATATTCACTAATTCTCTTAAACAGACTTCCAATTCCACATGCTAGCCAGATTTAACTCAACCCCCCACcgacagtgagtgtgtgtgtgtgtgtgtgtgtgtgtgtgtgtgggtgtgtgtgtgggagagagacagacagatgagaCCAAGAGTATTTAACAGACAAAACGGACAAAAAggacagaaggagaagaaaaaacagtccgaaataaatgtaacattctTGGAGTATGAATGGACCTCTATGTGGGTGATCATATCTTTAGACACATGGTTGGGAACACTGCTGCTGGCTGAATTTAACTTagtacaaaacataaaaaccaccATAGCTTTTGACTTGAGACTTTGACTGCTCTCTATCTACAAGCTTCATTTCGGCTGACTCGTCTCTGGTCTGACTCAAGTTGATCTGGATTGTTTCTTGTTGAAACCTATAAAGAACTGTATTAGGCATGAAACTGAGACTAAACTGAGACTTTACTTGAACTAGTGTTTAGTGACTTGAGATGTGCCAAGACTAAAGCATGACTTGGACCTGTCTCAGATTTGATTTATCAAGAAACAAAATTTATTTATACTTATTTAAGTTGACTCTAGGCTTGACATGAACTAGTTGAATTAAAAGCTACTAAGACTTGCCCTATGTGTCATGCTTTCTTTACTGTTTCTCAACTGTACGTGAACTTGTTTTGCATGAATTGAGACTTCGCAAGACTCATATTTAATGGCTTTTTAAGAATGCAGAGTAAAAAGCAACGTGGAATTATGCCAGTCAACGGCATACAGCACTGCCATCCGACCCGGCACATGTTAAGGGGGTAGAACCCCGGTTCCTCTGGTGGTAACACACATAGGGGAAATAAGTTCCGAAAAAGGTTTCTTTTCCcaagaaacatttcttctgatGGAAACATGGGAAACTTGTCCTGACTTACTACCGATTTGATACCACTGGTAATTGAATACAGACTTAACATGCAtctcaaaattttaaaataaaaaaataaaaaaaggctctgaaaacagagaacaaaatTAAGAGCTGAATGGACACGAAGAACGCCAAAGTTTTCATTCCCACCAACACCATGAAATGAGAACTTTTAAGCTGCTCACactgaaagtacaaaaatataaattgagGTTACTGTGGGTTTTTTGGACCTTAATTCAAAAGGTACAACCTCTGGAGCAGAATGCAGATCCTGACACAGTTAGGAAAGAAAAGGGCCATTTCTGAGTATTATTGTTTATGATaaagcaggagcaggaggaacatttccaaaaaaaacacTCTTGTTTCCTAGTTCTGGCTCCTTCATAGGGAATTCTATCTGAGCCCACTGATTGTTCAACTCCACTGACAATGTCCTAAATTATCCTCTGAGAAAGTTTATGTAGAGCGTGTGTATGTGCGTCTATGCTTGTACATATATGTGCGCGTGCATGAAGAAGTGTGGGAACTATCCAAACTCAACCAGACAAAATACCATTATCGAGCCTACCACAAACATTAACAGAACCCCCTCACCCCCCTCGCTACCACCTCCTTGTTTTCTCCAAGTTTGGTTTTCAGAGATTGATGACtgtgaaaatcaaaacaaacactttgaCACTAAAGTTCGATGGGAGacagaatgtaaaataaagtagGGAAAACAACCTGATGACAACCTAAAAATGGAATATAAAAAGCTTATGTACCTTTCATTAATCATAGTCCAAGTTGTTTATTTCAGTGCTCGACTGAGGTTAGTGATCAGTTATCAAATATGGGATTCAAGAATAGAACTGGCTCCTCTACATGAGACCAAAGGTGCAataatagaaggcagtgaaatCCTCATACGTCAGAGggaaaaacatcaacattttgtctctgaagatgcatttttgttttgcaatttcACAAATTACTGTTGTCATTTAACTTGCATGgctaataattttttttgaaaagtttgatgagataaaaaaacagtgaaagagaaaatgctGGAAGTTGAAAAGTGAGATTCCTTATATTGGAATATATTGTAATGACAACtatgaaaaactgtttaaatattgtttatgtaGAAGCCCATCTAGATCTTTAGCTGAAAACTATTTACATTGCTGCTTAacagttatattactttgtTTTGTCAACAACTAAAGAACCCAAGGTTATATAATTTTCAAAACAACTTAGTTTCTTTTATTCAAAACCATTTTAACCAGCAAATGGCCATTAACATTCTTGGCAAGGTGTTTAAAGCATTTCTACTTATtagtcttgtgtgtgtttggagaacTATTCAATATTAAGGATGTTGTCTAAGAAGACACAGTGCCCAAGCTGTAAGAGAGAATTTCAATTTTGTGTGTTATattctacttaaaaaaaaatctttcttggACAGCTAAAGCTGTTAAATGGGCTTTTGTCAGGCCCACAGTTTGTCAGGCCAACATCCATGGAGGCTCCGTAAAGTCTGTGTCTCTTTCATTTATAGAACTTAGGAAACACAGAGCACTGCCTAAAACACTGATTTTGCCCAGAGTGACTAAAGCAGCACCCAAGGCCACCATCAGCTGtacaagtttaaaataatatcatccaaagaaccccccccccactcccttTCCTGTTACAGACACTCTAACCTAGTTGGCTACCTGTCCGAACAAACAGACAGCGAGGGATAACATGAAATATGTCTTTTGGCTTAAGAGAGATAACAGTGTGTCCTTGACATGGAAACTAAGCTAATGAGTAAATAACCACTGCTGTGTTGTTCTTACGACTGCAACAACCCGGGAAATTTAATTAGACCGCAAAAACAAGCCCCGtcctcagtgtgttttttagtcatcttaaacttaaaaatgactttttataGAGAAAGTAGAGAAATAATTAATTCTAAACATGATAATTATTTTGTAAGGAATGGACATGGCCTGCACAACATGTGAAATTAACGCACAGAAGACAGTGTCAAACAAGGGGAACATAAAAGACAATCactaacaacaaaacagaaactgatGAAACTCAACAGCAACTCAACTCAACAACAGTCAAAGGAAGAGAAATAATGAATTCCTCCGCTTGCAGTTCTGAATGCTCCTCTATGAAAGGATCGTGTGGAATGTCCCACTTTATGGTCAGAAACTTAAACAGCTGACTGATATTGCAAAGGTCAACACAATTAATCTGAGTCACACACAGTCTCAATACAGTGCACAAAGAATACCGGACAACAGCCAGACAATTACATTTAGACTCGATACAGTGTCGGgcattaaagaaataaaaaataaaactggtttGTGGTTTGTGCATCAGGTTGTGTATAATGTAAGTATGCAGTGTAAACTAATATAAAaggactaaagaaaaaaaaaggttttacattAATAATCCTGCAGGACATTTACAGATAGGGTGCCTGAACAACAATCCAACACC harbors:
- the shroom4 gene encoding protein Shroom4 isoform X3, translating into METVEQLVSFHHIQVQLRGGAPWGFTLKGGLEHGEPLIISKIVDGGKAAQCKNLKVGDELININGSPLYGSRQEALILIKGSYRILKLTVRSDLSMQWGQLHRPYSSTDRSSSLGSMESLDTATPTTQRYSDSHNSPVDPTLFNNKRDSAYSSFSASSNTSDYATVPLRPGESFSMDNFLQSLGPACRGYAGGDTATLGCSSGETLDEAQATVHKSKSLTRPKPKLVEGKERPSSCCYEKEQRVGDFEVIRNGDGGPDRNMNPPQPPTRKDSFRVTRGRSNAANKRCASAPIELSRVSSYYDDTKSSQNDETGILNGFPESEDDIRTGSFKEDTLDVQHMQTQTKDIRHIKCDTGANNDNISETISDHQSDLGTDLVHITTCCSPSLSAMTSVDDAKSMDDQEQSHTHFKTRNSSITLHRHSAPEKLLATQLQLLEFDSNSTSVEPYNLSKPSDSSLSHDSSQWPHSSLQLARDDQETTHDNLRPSSNKWGGSRCSTPGSTFLEGDCDDVDSRERLERMGVNGESFLPVQHQLQWGRSVSVPGDPNGSSNHGRAGSDQVFERDFEPLSAASSMDTLLEEQKEVDRGRGKKEEDVEAESFIKKPNSSRNHRRNRRRSERFATNLRNEIQRKKAQLQSSRGPGGLLCSGETVQEEEGQDFHEEGTNLDQSFQESSTKVAFASSAHTQDVKTPAPVEKSDTSNESNHHILQTHSQTTTQTVNNNPSGSVQILGSDVPSFGVGIRVVEEPAPAGKARRWRWTPEHKLQPEPGSDRRCGERVLGVVGSRHGVCASASSFTSSYSRSSSCSRIEESDILPFADRMKFFEQTSRGMSGSNTLDLSSHRQKKRSNHPGQQGEELSVHSTQRRYSYQGGAKQDVSLLSNTMETRRQSVSTSREMQRKKEREQAREREEREESFRESQRQQEERQEGELQIERVRLREIQREKEQKERVRQWEMERERNLVLEREKEMERARDNEQLKNEREHEPQREREKKKEEDNQPNSHPEFYGNFGTKEKHQDFQQQDNLHNYQPKPQVFPHSQIPNHVPQSAFYPVKAAFQPLENLPPLHQGYTARSYTPTEQTYPTRQQDTTKLNRKYSLTERDYPSWRQESRPPESISQFQHHPHQGRWGPRQVDNSSNDQNGYSFAAPLVVRGRAMSENDLRFNSSHRWSPSISVATSQTLSEVEESGSCVRGGEPASTARQNKKRMPPPPRPPPPKWEHFHRRRASHHTLFPTSSPSAASHSVPPPQGHYMTHSSFIPPSETSRQRSYSLPPERQEVLEGCPRCSCNQTQTQERTFTHGPPAQNQLQLQDYHSFSNALSGMNQPQLQGHHSFSHTPSSQNQPHLQENHPFSQTLFNQNQAQCQEQPFTAAPPSPMFSRRAFRPVAPPQREVEGHIGGMFGSQQDRVELLSLPLSTPAADSSVDSLSEPDVSPSPDQNRNTVRHHTQQIVRPGAEWERAPSPRVHTKTALPPAAENGVVGGVSHPESYFAIDCEQEQQQLCRNSFQSLEQRKIHEPGTESETTLSPSPAHSLEADLDIPMETDIDDFQEEDLPTMDEPITSELPCFALPVTVLETDVDTLPDSEGSSSGRVRTETSSVEEELEMGESSREGPSLEELFPQSSEGESSSESWRGAYQTMEPNTDSLDRRSGASSSCSSYYSTSAAKAQLLSQMKDYNDNREKDDDDELTYKKQLMESLRKKLGVLREAQRGLQEDIRANAQLGEEVESMVVSVCKPNEVDKFRMFIGDLDKVVSLLLSLSGRLLRVEATLDTLDPETEHDERLPLQEKKHQLMRQLSEAQDLKDHVDRREQAVSRVLARCLSPEQHRDYSHFVKMKAALLVEQRQLEDKIRLGEEQLRGLRESLGLGLGMGMGMSMGYGQF